One Schistocerca nitens isolate TAMUIC-IGC-003100 chromosome 1, iqSchNite1.1, whole genome shotgun sequence DNA segment encodes these proteins:
- the LOC126246720 gene encoding 3-hydroxyisobutyryl-CoA hydrolase, mitochondrial isoform X1, whose protein sequence is MELSLAFGKICTCTFPLRLSRKHNAIRKIALCLRRQMSSTSENDVIIESVDDKGVITLNRPKALNALNLSMIRKIFPTMKNWEKEKSLVIMKGTGEKAFCAGGDVRAVTEAGIKGTNLGRDFFREEYTLNSLIGTYHIPYVAFIDGITMGGGVGLSVHGHFRVATERTLFAMPETAIGLFPDVGGSYFLPRLGGKLGLYLALTGYRLKGLDVLKAGIATHFCDSGKLVDLLDSLLKCPGTQNAVEEVLNKFSKSSTSKTSEFSLTPYMSIIDSCFSAPTVEEILERLRAEGSEWSLKTIETLNNMSPTSLKVTKKQLEEGEGKSLLDCLKMEYRLAVHACEGHDFYEGVKALLIDKGRKPNWKPSTLSEVTDEFVDAQFAPLSPGEELKL, encoded by the exons ATCTGTACCTGCACTTTTCCCTTACGTCTCAGCAGGAAACACAATGCTATTCGTAAAATAGCATTGTGTCTGAGAAGACAGATGAGTTCTACAAGTGAAAATGATGTAATTATTGAATCTGTGGACGATAAAGGAGTCATAACACTTAATCGACCTAAAGCATTAAATGCTCTTAATTTATCTATGATACGAAAAATATTTCCAACTATGAAAAATTGGGAGAAAGAGAAGAGCTTAGTGATAATGAAAGGAACAGGTGAAAAGGCATTTTGTGCTGGAGGTGACGTAAGAGCTGTAACTGAAGCTGGTATAAAAGGTACAAACCTGGGAAGGGACTTCTTTCGTGAAGAATATACACTTAATTCTCTTATTGGCACATATCATATACCCTATGTAGCATTTATAGATGGCATAACCATGGGTGGAGGCGTGGGACTTTCAGTCCATGGTCACTTTCGTGTAGCTACAGAGAGAACTCTTTTTGCAATGCCAGAGACCGCAATTGGATTATTTCCCGATGTGGGTGGCAGTTACTTTCTTCCTCGATTAGGTGGTAAGTTGGGTTTGTATCTTGCATTGACAGGATATAGACTGAAAGGACTAGATGTTTTGAAGGCAGGCATTGCAACTCATTTCTGTGATTCCGGTAAACTTGTTGACTTGCTGGATTCACTTTTAAAGTGTCCAGGCACTCAGAATGCAGTAgaggaggtattaaataagttttcaAAATCCAGCACGTCAAAGACATCTGAATTTAGTCTTACACCATACATGTCAATAATAGATTCCTGCTTCTCAGCACCAACAGTGGAGGAGATATTAGAAAGGTTAAGAGCTGAAGGTTCGGAGTGGTCTCTGAAAACAATAGAGACCTTAAATAATATGTCTCCAACTTCATTAAAAGTTACAAAAAAACAACTAGAAGAAGGAGAAGGCAAAAGTTTATTGGACTGTCTGAAGATGGAGTACAGACTTGCTGTTCATGCATGTGAGGGTCACGACTTCTATGAAG GAGTAAAAGCATTATTGATAGACAAGGGACGAAAACCTAACTGGAAACCAAGCACTTTGTCAGAAGTTACAGATGAATTTGTAGATGCACAGTTTGCTCCATTATCCCCAGGTGAAGAATTGAAACTGTAA
- the LOC126246720 gene encoding 3-hydroxyisobutyryl-CoA hydrolase, mitochondrial isoform X2, whose amino-acid sequence MICTCTFPLRLSRKHNAIRKIALCLRRQMSSTSENDVIIESVDDKGVITLNRPKALNALNLSMIRKIFPTMKNWEKEKSLVIMKGTGEKAFCAGGDVRAVTEAGIKGTNLGRDFFREEYTLNSLIGTYHIPYVAFIDGITMGGGVGLSVHGHFRVATERTLFAMPETAIGLFPDVGGSYFLPRLGGKLGLYLALTGYRLKGLDVLKAGIATHFCDSGKLVDLLDSLLKCPGTQNAVEEVLNKFSKSSTSKTSEFSLTPYMSIIDSCFSAPTVEEILERLRAEGSEWSLKTIETLNNMSPTSLKVTKKQLEEGEGKSLLDCLKMEYRLAVHACEGHDFYEGVKALLIDKGRKPNWKPSTLSEVTDEFVDAQFAPLSPGEELKL is encoded by the exons ATCTGTACCTGCACTTTTCCCTTACGTCTCAGCAGGAAACACAATGCTATTCGTAAAATAGCATTGTGTCTGAGAAGACAGATGAGTTCTACAAGTGAAAATGATGTAATTATTGAATCTGTGGACGATAAAGGAGTCATAACACTTAATCGACCTAAAGCATTAAATGCTCTTAATTTATCTATGATACGAAAAATATTTCCAACTATGAAAAATTGGGAGAAAGAGAAGAGCTTAGTGATAATGAAAGGAACAGGTGAAAAGGCATTTTGTGCTGGAGGTGACGTAAGAGCTGTAACTGAAGCTGGTATAAAAGGTACAAACCTGGGAAGGGACTTCTTTCGTGAAGAATATACACTTAATTCTCTTATTGGCACATATCATATACCCTATGTAGCATTTATAGATGGCATAACCATGGGTGGAGGCGTGGGACTTTCAGTCCATGGTCACTTTCGTGTAGCTACAGAGAGAACTCTTTTTGCAATGCCAGAGACCGCAATTGGATTATTTCCCGATGTGGGTGGCAGTTACTTTCTTCCTCGATTAGGTGGTAAGTTGGGTTTGTATCTTGCATTGACAGGATATAGACTGAAAGGACTAGATGTTTTGAAGGCAGGCATTGCAACTCATTTCTGTGATTCCGGTAAACTTGTTGACTTGCTGGATTCACTTTTAAAGTGTCCAGGCACTCAGAATGCAGTAgaggaggtattaaataagttttcaAAATCCAGCACGTCAAAGACATCTGAATTTAGTCTTACACCATACATGTCAATAATAGATTCCTGCTTCTCAGCACCAACAGTGGAGGAGATATTAGAAAGGTTAAGAGCTGAAGGTTCGGAGTGGTCTCTGAAAACAATAGAGACCTTAAATAATATGTCTCCAACTTCATTAAAAGTTACAAAAAAACAACTAGAAGAAGGAGAAGGCAAAAGTTTATTGGACTGTCTGAAGATGGAGTACAGACTTGCTGTTCATGCATGTGAGGGTCACGACTTCTATGAAG GAGTAAAAGCATTATTGATAGACAAGGGACGAAAACCTAACTGGAAACCAAGCACTTTGTCAGAAGTTACAGATGAATTTGTAGATGCACAGTTTGCTCCATTATCCCCAGGTGAAGAATTGAAACTGTAA